GCGACATCGAGCTGTCACTCGCGGCCGGTTTCAACGGTGCGCGCCTGCATCAGAAGGTCTTCGAAGAGCGCTTCCTCTACCACGCTGACCGCATGGGATACCTCGTGTGGGGCGAGTTCGGCGACTGGGGATGCAACTCGAGAGAGGGCGAGGCAAGCAATCAGCAGCCCGACGCATCGTTCATTCAAGAGTGGCTCGAAGTCGTGGAGCGTGATTACTCGCATCCCTCGATCATCGGCTGGTGCCCCATGAACGAGACATGGCAGGCGTACGGCGATCGCATCACGGTGCTCGATGACGTCATGCGCGGCATGTTCCTCGCGACGAAGGCCCTCGACACCTCCCGGCCCGTCCTGGACACCTCGGGATACGCGCACCGCGTTCCTGAATCAGACGTGTTCGACAGTCACCAGTACGAGCAGGAGCCGCAGCTGCTCGCCGAGCACTTCGCGCGGCTCAGCGAGGGCGATCCGTTCGTCAATCCGTCGCCAACGACGGGCGAGTCCTGGTCGATCCCCTATGCCGGGCAGCCATTCTTCGTGAGCGAGTTCGGTGGTATCTGGTGGAACGCCGCCGAGGCGCAAAAGGCAGAGTCGAGCGGCTGGGGCTACGGAGAACGAGTTCGCAACATTGACGAGTTCTACGCGCGATTCGAAGGGCAAGTCGCGGTGCTCATGGATCATCCCGACATGTTCGGTTACTGCTACACGCAATTGACAGACGTCTTTCAAGAGCAGAACGGACTGTACAACTTCGACCGCAGCGACAAGTTCGACATCGACCGCATTCGCGAGGCGCAGGACCGCCCGGCCGCGATCGAGCAGAAGTACGCCGAACGCGACGAATGAGTCACATTCGCACGTCCCCGCGCAGCGTCTCGCGCGGGGACGTCGTCTCATGCTTTCGGTCAACATGCACGGGTGACCGAAGTCTCACGCGATAGATTGGAGAAATGAGCTCGCCCGTCGTCGCCCCGCCCGCGACCTTGTCGACCAAGTACCGGGTGACAGCGGCGCACGGCACGTTCGGGCTCTTCGTCGCGTTCGGCGGCGACGGCATCCGGAATCTTGTGGGCTGGCCCGCCTACGTCGTCATTGTCAGCGCGTACACGCTGATCACGCTCGTTCTTATCGCGAGAGCACGACCGGTGCTTTCGCCACGCGCGCTTCCCAAGGCTCTCATCGCCTTTCTCGTGTATGCGCTCGTCTCGGTGACGTGGTCGGCCTATGCCGGCGCGACGCTGCTCACGTACTTGGGCACGTTCATGTGCACGGTCGTCGGCGTATACCTCGCGCTCGTGTTCACGTGGCAGCAGGTGCTGACGCGTCTCGCGAATGCCCTCAAGTGGGTCATCGGACTCTCGCTGGCATTCGAGCTGTGGGTGTCGGTGTTCGTGCGCGACATGGTGCTGCCGCTCTCGGGCGGCGTGTACGTGGGTGACGACCCGCCGCTTCTCGCGTACTGGTCGCGAAACCTGCTGTTCGAGGGCGGAAAGATCCAGGGAATCCTCGGCAACTCGAATCTGCTGTCGATCTGCGCGCTCTTCGCGGTCATCGCCATCGGCATTCAGCTCACCATTGGTTCCGTTCGTCGCAGCTGGGGCTGGTTCTGGATGCTGCTATCAGTCGCGACCTTCTCGCTGACGCGCTCGAGCACGATCATTGTCGCGGCCCTCGTCGCAGCGGCGGCTCTGCTCGCCGTTGTCATCGCTCGCCGCGCATCGCGGCATGGCCGCACGGCGCTGTATGTCACGGTCGCCGTGGTCTTCGCCGGCATCGTCACGGTGATTCTGACGTTCACCGATCAGCTGCTCGCCCTTCTGGGCAAGAGCGAAGATCTCACCGGGCGCACCGAGTTCTGGACTCGAGTCATCAACCAGGCATCGGAACGTCCCTGGTTCGGCTGGGGCTACTCCAGTCCGTGGGTTCCGGGGCAGCTTCCGCTTGACGACCCTCTCGTCAGACATCACGTCGTACAGCTCCACGCGCACAACGCGTGGCTCGACGTATGGCTGCAGCTAGGCGTCATCGGCGTCGTCCTGTTCGCCGCGGTCATCGCGTCGCTGCTCTGGCGCTCGTGGTTCGCGGCCATCGACCGGCCGCGCTTTGACCTGCGCGACGACCGCCCCTACTCCGCCCTGGCGCTGCTGCCCCTGCTGTTCACTGTCGTACTCGTGGTGCAGAGCCTTGCCGAGAGCCGCATCCTCATCGAATCGGACTGGGTGCTCGTCGTCCTTCTGTCACTCAAGACCAAGCGACAGCGCGCGATCACCGAAGACGGGGCAACGTGACGGTGCCGGGCGGACCTCGCGGGCGCATTCCGCACGGCCTTGACGAGGCCGTGAGTTCGGCGCCGTTCGCCCAGGCGTTCACGATCTGCGCGATCGCCACAACGTTCTCGATTCCCCTCATTCGCAATCTGCTCGACTGGCCGGGGGTCGTCGGCGCGCTCGGCACGCTCGTGCTACTGGCCGGCGTCGTGCTGATCGGGCGCCGTCACTACATCGAGTGGCGCGGCTGGTGGCCGCTCTCGATCTTCGCGTTCATGGCCTGGTGTGCCCTCAGCCTGTTCTGGAGTGACTATTCGACAGACGGTTTCGTGGGCATCGCTTATCAGGTCGTCGTCGCGATTCTCGCCATGACCATCGCGCTCACG
This DNA window, taken from Paramicrobacterium agarici, encodes the following:
- a CDS encoding O-antigen ligase family protein, producing MSSPVVAPPATLSTKYRVTAAHGTFGLFVAFGGDGIRNLVGWPAYVVIVSAYTLITLVLIARARPVLSPRALPKALIAFLVYALVSVTWSAYAGATLLTYLGTFMCTVVGVYLALVFTWQQVLTRLANALKWVIGLSLAFELWVSVFVRDMVLPLSGGVYVGDDPPLLAYWSRNLLFEGGKIQGILGNSNLLSICALFAVIAIGIQLTIGSVRRSWGWFWMLLSVATFSLTRSSTIIVAALVAAAALLAVVIARRASRHGRTALYVTVAVVFAGIVTVILTFTDQLLALLGKSEDLTGRTEFWTRVINQASERPWFGWGYSSPWVPGQLPLDDPLVRHHVVQLHAHNAWLDVWLQLGVIGVVLFAAVIASLLWRSWFAAIDRPRFDLRDDRPYSALALLPLLFTVVLVVQSLAESRILIESDWVLVVLLSLKTKRQRAITEDGAT